A single window of Rana temporaria chromosome 1, aRanTem1.1, whole genome shotgun sequence DNA harbors:
- the ZNRF3 gene encoding E3 ubiquitin-protein ligase ZNRF3 isoform X2, translating into MHPLGLCNNNDEEDLYEYGWVGVVKLEQPEMDPKPCLTVLGKAKRAVQRGATAVIFDVSDNPDAVEQLNQGLEDPLKRPVVYMKGMDAIKLMNIVNKQKGARARIQHRPPRQPTEYFDMGIFLAFFVVVSLVCLILLIKIKLKQRRSQNSMNRMAVQALEKMETRKFKAKGKVSREGSCGGLDTLSSSSTSDCAICLEKYIDGEELRVIPCTHRFHKRCVDPWLLQNHTCPHCRHNIIEQKKGGHGAICVESTSNHSRHQQQQRVILPVHYPGRVQRTGPISAYPTRTSMGPHGNPITVLTVERPMEPELCPARTPTFLAGYRPVSLDQSPTGHHCDLEHPPFPDPQASHGFRRSKYSGRGFNTATCYSQYETMYQHYYFQGLSYPHHQESIGGSQNSRGVEKGINHPFQTGTNLLYQPAPAMIHMAPHSAGGSCYLHSQHQHRSVCSGYLADVPCSDSSSNSSASSAQGHASSSDSMLDCTEASNQGVYGSCSTFRSSLSSDFDPYVYRSHSPARTGGGEAAGFGGEAGTGPGRGRVDCKPPQTFPNSSSRDRLSSCSLEMNYSSNSSLERRGAALVSGVVPDTSCFISQGGGRDWRGPDKGCPCCYQRPTGDPSPECTNLYVGPETQQAAATPSSGGLYSVTSSLLHRTDPGTVLGHSARPCCLYEENHGSCYTEDYAVSIQYALAEAAAAAAAAAVAGCEPGQPIPIIPEDPGCEGGLDCVGHVIWEMEGDDENEEEVLYCQEGPSCTLVEETRALCRSAGTEGAGNLTGQDCHPKEKD; encoded by the exons GCAAAGCGCGCCGTTCAGAGAGGTGCTACAGCTGTTATATTTGATGTCTCAGATAATCCTGATGCTGTGGAACAG TTGAATCAAGGCTTGGAGGACCCGTTGAAAAGGCCAGTTGTGTACATGAAAGGCATGGATGCTATTAAACTTATGAACATCGTCAACAAGCAGAAAGGTGCCAGAGCGAGGATTCAGCACCGGCCTCCTCGG caacCTACTGAATATTTCGACATGGGTATATTTCTGGCCTTTTTTGTTGTGGTATCCCTGGTCTGCCTTATTCTTCTTATCAAGATCAAATTAAAGCAGAGAAGAAGTCAG AACTCTATGAACAGGATGGCTGTTCAGGCACTGGAAAAAATGGAGACCAGAAAATTCAAAGCAAAGGGCAAAGTGTCCCGAGAGGGTAGCTGCGGTGGCCTTGACACACTTAGTAGCAGTTCCACCTCTGACTGTGCCATTTGCTTGGAAAAATACATAGATGGAGAG GAGCTGAGAGTCATTCCTTGCACACATCGGTTTCACAAGAGGTGTGTGGACCCCTGGCTTTTACAGAACCACACCTGTCCTCATTGTAGGCACAACATTATAG AACAAAAGAAAGGAGGTCATGGTGCCATATGTGTGGAGAGTACAAGCAATCATAGCCggcatcaacagcagcagagaGTCATTCTACCAGTTCATTATCCAGGGCGCGTGCAGAGGACTGGACCCATTTCTGCATACCCAACTCGCACCAGCATGGGCCCACATGGCAATCCCATCACGGTACTTACTGTGGAACGCCCAATGGAGCCCGAACTATGCCCTGCCCGGACACCTACTTTTCTGGCAGGATACAGACCTGTATCACTGGATCAGTCACCTACAGGACATCATTGTGACCTGGAGCACCCTCCTTTTCCAGACCCACAGGCTAGCCATGGCTTCCGCCGTTCTAAATATAGTGGGAGAGGTTTTAATACTGCCACTTGTTATTCTCAATATGAGACCATGTATCAGCACTACTACTTTCAGGGTCTGAGCTACCCACACCACCAGGAATCCATAGGGGGTAGCCAGAACTCTAGAGGAGTAGAAAAGGGCATAAACCATCCCTTTCAGACCGGTACCAACTTGTTATACCAGCCTGCACCTGCCATGATCCACATGGCACCACATTCGGCTGGTGGGAGCTGCTACCTACACAGCCAGCATCAACATCGTTCTGTATGCAGTGGCTATTTGGCTGATGTCCCATGCAGTGACAGTAGCTCCAATTCCAGTGCAAGCTCTGCGCAGGGGCATGCATCATCTAGTGACTCCATGCTAGACTGCACAGAAGCTAGCAACCAAGGAGTGTATGGTAGTTGCTCCACCTTTCGAAGCTCTCTTAGTAGTGACTTTGACCCTTATGTATACAGGAGTCACAGCCCTGCAAGGACTGGAGGAGGGGAGGCTGCAGGTTTTGGGGGGGAAGCTGGAACAGGACCTGGAAGAGGTAGAGTGGACTGCAAACCTCCTCAAACCTTTCCAAATTCTTCCTCCCGGGATCGCCTGTCCAGCTGCAGCTTGGAGATGAATTACAGCAGCAATTCTTCACTGGAAAGGCGAGGGGCAGCCTTGGTTTCTGGGGTAGTCCCAGATACTTCTTGCTTCATCTCACAAGGAGGTGGAAGAGACTGGCGGGGGCCTGACAAGGGCTGCCCTTGTTGCTATCAGAGGCCGACTGGGGATCCCAGTCCAGAATGCACAAACTTGTACGTGGGTCCAGAAACTCAGCAGGCAGCTGCCACACCCTCCAGTGGAGGCTTGTACAGTGTTACCTCCAGCCTTTTACATCGGACAGATCCAGGGACAGTACTAGGTCACTCTGCCCGGCCCTGCTGCCTCTATGAGGAGAATCATGGAAGCTGCTACACTGAGGACTATGCAGTCAGCATTCAGTACGCACTGGCAGAGGCTGCagcggcagctgctgctgctgcagtagCTGGATGTGAGCCTGGTCAACCTATCCCCATCATTCCCGAGGACCCAGGCTGTGAGGGTGGCCTGGACTGTGTGGGACATGTCATCTGGGAGATGGAGGGTGATGATGAAAATGAAGAGGAGGTACTGTACTGCCAAGAAGGACCTAGCTGTACGTTGGTAGAGGAGACCCGTGCGCTCTGTCGAAGCGCAGGAACAGAGGGAGCTGGAAATCTCACAG